From the Cherax quadricarinatus isolate ZL_2023a chromosome 34, ASM3850222v1, whole genome shotgun sequence genome, one window contains:
- the LOC128693760 gene encoding cuticle protein AMP1A, with the protein MKSFIIAAMAAVAVAAPQYPLPETYGAPSPSFRAVSVDSVEVVPILRDDRVQDDNGRYNFEVETGNGISLSESGTPDGPEGAVVKSGQYAYTAPDGTVFELKYVADENGYQPESSLLPVAPTFPHPIPQFVMDQIAKAAEEDAALARAESAGVRSASAPSFSYGAPQ; encoded by the exons ATGAAGTCT TTTATTATCGCTGCCATGGCCGCCGTTGCCGTTGCCGCTCCCCAATACCCCCTCCCCGAGACTTATGGAGCCCCCAGTCCCTCCTTCAGGGCTGTCTCAGTCGACAGCGTTGAGGTGGTTCCTATCTTGAGGGACGACCGTGTCCAGGATGACAATGGGAGGTACAACTTTGAAGTAGAGACTGGTAATGGCATTTCGCTCTCCGAGTCGGGCACACCTGATGGTCCTGAAGGTGCTGTTGTGAAATCTGGTCAATACGC TTACACTGCTCCCGATGGAACCGTCTTTGAGCTCAAGTACGTCGCCGACGAGAACGGCTACCAACCGGAGTCTTCCCTTTTGCCAGTCGCACCTACCTTTCCTCACCCAATCCCTCAGTTCGTGATGGACCAGATCGCTAAAGCTGCTGAGGAAGACGCTGCACTAGCCCGCGCCGAATCCGCTGGTGTCAGGTCTGCTTCAGCCCCATCCTTCAGTTACGGAGCACCTCAATAA